The sequence ATGTGAAGAAGTAgagggaaaacaacagaaggggaaagactagagttctcttcaagaaaattggagatactgaaggaaattttcatgcaaagataggcacaacaaaagacaaaaatggcaagggcctaacagatgcagaagagaataagaaaaggtggaatacagaagaactgtacaaaaaagctcttaatgacccagataaccatgagggtgtgttcactcacctaaaACCAGACAtgctggattgtgaagtcaagtggatcttgGGAAACATTctcatgaacaaagctagtagatgtgatggaattccagctgagctatttcaaatcctaaaagatgatgctgttaaagtgctacgctcattatgtcagcaaatttggaaaactcagtagtggccacaggactggaaaagatcagttttcatttcttgcCTTTCTATAGAAAggcaagccaaagaatgttcaagaaaCTGtacaactgcattcatttcacatgccagcaagagaCAGATGTacaagccagatttagaaaaggaagaggaatcagagatcaaattgccaacatatgctggatcacagaaaaagcaagggaattccaaagaaacatctacttctgcttcgttgactatgctaatgcctttgaatgtgtggatcaggaaaaactggaaaatatttcaagagatgggaatgccagaccactttacctgcctcctgaggaagctgtatgcaggacaagaagtagcagttagaactagacatgtaACAATGGAcaggtttaaaattgggaaaggagtaattaagggctatatgttgtcaccctgcttatttaattcatgtgcagagtatatcatgcgaaatgccgggctgggtgaatcacaagttggaatcaagattgccgggagaaatatcaacatcctcagatatgcagatgatcccacttttaacagcagaaagtgaagaaaaagagcCCCCTGTTGAAGGAGAAAGacaagagtggaaaagctggcttaaaactcaacattcaaatagcgaagttcatggcatctggtcccgtcactttatggcaaatagatgtggaaaatgtggaaacggtgctagatttcattttcttgggctccaaaatcaatgcagacaatgactgcagccacgaaattaacagactcttgctccttggaagaacagctatgacaagcatagagagtgtattaaaaagcagagacatcactttgctgacaaaagtctgtatagtcaaagctatggttttttcagtagtcatgtatggatgtgagagttggaccataaagaagtcagaGGGCtgaaaattgatgcctttgaactgtggtgttggagaagactcttgagagtcccttggacttcaaggacataaaaccagtcaatcctaaaggattgaccctgaatattcattggaaggagtggtgctgaagctgaacttcaatactttggctgcctgatgtgaagagctgattctttggaacagaccctgatgctgagtaagactgagggcaagaagcAAAGGGGGCAAtaaaaaatgagatggttggatggcatcatcgactcaatggacatgagttagagcaaattcCGGAACATGGTGAAAAATAGGGAAGCCTAACAAGCTGCACTCCATAggagtgcaaagagtcagacatgacttagtgactatacaacaacaacacatatatTATGTATACTGTACACTTTGAAAAGACGTAGATAATCTGGATATTATGCAAAAGATAATACTGTCCCACTACATCACTGACACCATGGTAGTGGGCCAGAAAACCAGgaatttgctaacattttggaGCTTTAGCAAGACACATACAATCCTGAAGGTGGGAAATAAACACTACAAAAATAAGGGGAACCCTTCACATCAGTGTCATTTTTAGGACCTATGATCTAAGAGAAGAATCAGAAAGCTATGACTGCAGAGAGTATTTATAACCAgttgacagagaaggagaaagccTGAATATGGTTTACAAGTGGGTCAGCTTGCCATGTAAGGGCAGGTCAAAAATGAACACTGATTATGCTGTAGCTCATCAATGGTTGATTTGTAACAGAGTCCTCAACTTTAAGCTGTCTCTGGAGATGATCTTGGCTAAAAGAAACTTCTTCACCAAAGAAAATGCTACCTTCCAGGACAGCCTACATCCAGTCAGCTGCATGGGGGTATAAAGACATCCAAGCTCCAGAGTTCCCAGTAGGGTCAGCTAGGATCTTCAGTGGGACTTCATCACAATACAACTTCTCCCTCTACCCAACCACAGCTATTGATTCCAAGAGCACTCCCAGGGGACTTTTCTGGTGATCTACGGGATGACtttgcttccattgcagggataCCAGTTCCATCACTGGTGAGGAACCTAGGATTCTGCATGCCGTGTGGTGTGACcacaagaaaagataaaaaagctAATGCAAAAGTGTGCATGcccagtccctcagttgtgtccaatgctttACAACTCCATAGTCTGtaacccaccagctcctctgtccattacattttttcaggcaagaatactggagtgggtttccatttcctcctccaaggaatcttcacaatccaggaactaaactcacatctcctgcattggcagttggattctttcctactgtgtcacctggaaagccccacccAAAAGCACTCTCTAATAAACATTCTCCATGCTAATCTCCATCTCAAAGTCTCCTTCCTAGATTACCCATTTCCTAttcacctcacacacacacacacaatattataTGACCTCTGATTACCCACAGTTGAggaaactatgggcttccctgttggctcagatacTAAAGAATCAGATGGTAGAGTTTCTAACACTTTACTTAAAGCACGTCCTGGAGACTTCAGGCTAAGCTTAAAAGGCTCTGAAAATAGCCTCTGTCTTCAGAAGGACTCCTCAGGAGTCCCCTGACTCCTTGAGGGCAGTTGAACTCAATTTTGCTGCCCCCTGGGATTTCTGGACCTAGAGAAGTCACAGAGCAGACTCTCTTAGGGAGGCAGGCTGTAAGAACCACATCATAACTCCCTCACCAGCAGGGACCCAGAAAAGGCCAGGAGAGCTGGCTCAAACCCCTGAGAAGCTAGCAGACAGGTTTCCACAACCAAGAGAGTTcctgccacagtgagactgggcaGTTCTGCCTTCTGCAATGGGAaacagagaaatcagaaaagTACTGAGACAGAGATCGAGAAAGAAGCAGGGATGTGAGGCAGTATCAAGAAAATGCTTGACCCGTTTAGAACCTAGAGCAACCTGCTCTTGTCCTTCCTCTCAACTCTTGTGGCATAGAGGTCAAAAAGATCACCTTTCTGATATGTGAATTTAACCAATTAGTTACAGGAAGAAGATCagagttaaagaaaaaacaaacactggGCAAGATGAGACGATATCTGGATATGGAAAGTGAACATCAGTAGACTGACTACCCGCCTAAACATTCACCTCAATCAGGTACTTATTTCAGCCTCAATATTCAGTTTTGAATTTAATTCCATTCCCAAAAATCACATGGACACTGTATAAAACAGAGTTCAGCCTAACATGTAAGACTAACTTTGTATGTTATGACCACCCCATATGACTACTGGGCCAGGATCTGTTGTTATCCCACGGTTCTTGAGGAAGCAGGTCCCCAGTAAGTGGATAAGGGGAactcagtagaaaagaaaaaaatttcccctcacaGACATCCCACAGAATGATTTCCTCAAATTCTCACTTTCAAAATTTCATCCCAGCTTTTTAAAGTACTCAGCACAGGAGATGCAATCTTACTTCACCATTTCGAATCTTCTTCATCTCACACTCCCCAGGCATTTCCTTCACAAACAACATTTTTTGAGGATGTATGTTTTATAAACTGCACTTGTATGTGCTATATTATTATCTTTTTAGAATACCTAAGGTTGGTCAGTGAGTAAGTAATGAAAGTCAGCACAAAACCCCACCTTTCGCTCCCAAGTTCAGTGCACTTTCTACTAAACCCTCTATCATATACATATTAAATGTTCCAGCCATCAAAGACCAAATTCTCCCTTATTGTTGTCAATGAATCCTGCTTATTAGAATTATCAAATGCTACAATCTGTCCAACACAGAAAACAGGTTTCCCATTGTAACAGCAAAGGTATGTTCCTAATGTGGGacaaaaaacatttaaagaaaaacatgtgtatatgtcaaaatagaaaataactaaaCCTGGGAAAATTGAACTTAAGCATGACTGTTTCAGATATATACTTGTAAATGTAAGGCGAGTGTGAAGAAATAGAGAGTGAGCCGGGCAGTCAAGCAAGAAAAGGGAAACTGATTAGAGGGAAATGAGAGAGTGACTGGCCCTTGAGAAGAACCATCATCCTCCCTTTCTGGTGGGGTCTTTCTTATATGCtgccaatgaaaaattctctgaagggatggttaATTTGTAGCTTGTAGTTGAGTCTGCAGCCACTTAGCCAGAGGTTTGGAATCCGGTGGTCTCATAGCCTTGAGAAGGGAGCCGCCAGTGGGAAAAGAGAAAGTCCTTTGGGCAATTCCGTCAATCTCAAGGATCACTGTGATTTGATTCTTTGGTTGCAAGGTAAACATAATGAACCATGTTAACAATGAGCCCCCATGTAGGCCCTATCAATTTAGTTTTATGAAAATATGGGAAAAAATGGCATAGTGGTTATGTTTTGTGACTTACAGTTAATCTAGAGTTTGATTGCTATATACTTGATGTATGGCCTATTACTTTGTCTCTGTATCTGTTTCCTCACtggaaacaaaatgagaagaataaTAGTTTATGCCTGACAAGGTTGTCATGAGAATTAAAGTACATCCTATACAAAGGAAGGGCTTAATTACAGTTCACTCTCAGATTATTCAAAGCATGGACAAAAGTGCCATCTAAAGAAACTCATACCCGAGTTTATTTGACCATTCGAGCATTAGAGTGTGAGAGCTAGGGTAATTTTAATTATCAGACTCCTTGATTTTGAGAACATGAACAAATGCTTGGCTGGGGACAAAGTCACTGGCAATGATGATAATGGGGAGAAGGCAGTGGTATCAAATGTTTACTGTGTCCCTGACACCATTGTAATTGCTTTAAGCACAAGCAATTGTGAAAATCTCATAAAAATCTTATAGAGTAACTATTGTTTTGTGTGCTAAgatgctcagtcatattcaactctttgcagtcccatggactatagccttccaggctcctctgttcatgggattctcctggcaagaatacttgagtgggttgccatttccttctccagagaatcttcccaacacagggatcaaaaccacgttTACTGCACTTGCTggattggtgggcagattctttaccattaacaccACCTGGGAGAGCCACAGGGTAAATATTAGTATGTTctatttacaaatgagaaaactgaagtttcaAGATATTTAATAACTTGCCTGATAATAACCAGCTGGAAAGTAAGCATTTAATTGttgcatgaatgaatggatggatgaatgatttCTGGAACCACTATTAAAAAATACCTATCCAATGAGCCCTTTCTCACTTTCTGGATGAAACATTTGAAACACTTTGTGAACATGAGGATATTTGAATAAACATTGTTCACTGTAGCATAGACATAGAGGACATctagagaaatgtgttaaatcaAGTGTGCTGCATATCTACAATGGAAAGAGTCTTAATTAAAGAACCAGAACATAGATAGTTCTCTcccaaaaaaaatgtatatagagaGGAGAAAAGCAGAATGAGATACATGCCACAGCATTATTAAAGTAAATGGAATGAAAGCACACACATAAACAATAGTGCATGTTTTACAAGGAGAtgcctgtgtgtgttcagttgctgctgttgtgtctgactctttgcaaccccatgggctatagcccaccgggctcctctgtctgtagcacttcccagccaagaatgctggaatgtgttgcctttttttcccctgggggatctctccaacccagggatcaaatccaagtctccttcatctccagcattgcaggcatagtctttacaatctgagccactagggaagccctttcaagCTATAAACACAGATCAAGAAACAAGTGATTGATGGCATTTAAGGACGTGCTTGCTTAACAGTTGGGGGCCCAAGATGTGGGCACATGATTAAGTTTAAGGAGCTTGAGGGAAAATTAAGTAACAACGTCAATATAAGAAGAAAGATTTGTATGGACTGGTAGTATAATTTGATGTTCACTAAGAAGTATTAGCTTCTATATAAGTGCCTCTGAGGGTAAAACAAGCACAACAGTAAAGCTTTTTTGGCTGAGGTCTATTGTTCCTTTGATTTCCCTATTGATTATTTTTATCAAACCCCCTGTTTGGAAAGgaaattcaaagataaattttaatGTGCCACCACTGAAAATTTGATTTCatatatagagaaaaatcaaaccaCCTTATCTGAAATAATAAATTCCCCACCTTATTTCTGGCTATCTCTATACCCTTATGtggctttatttctctttataaaatgcAGAACTAgctgatgatagatagatagatccatagatagatagaaagataAATGGATATAAAGACAGATAGATCTTCCCTTAGAAAGCCAGACCCACAAACAGGCCTGACTATGTCATGCTCACAATTGTTTCCCCACTCCCAGAATATTTTTGGCAGAATAGGTCTTCAGTAAACAATTGTTTCTATGTTTAAAAGTAAACTAGTGACGGTTCAACTCTGCTCTTCCTCAAAAGTTCTTGCTATCAACACAAGAAGCATGAGAAGTCTTAGAGTTGAGAAGGAAGGGCAAGTTCAAGGACCACAAAGGTGACAAGTTGCCTATGTGGCAGCTAGTCACAAACCTATAGGTAGAAAGTGAAGGTAGGAAGAAGCACAGGCTTGTTGGCTTGCTTATGATTTTACTCATGGAGGTGTGTGTTACACTGTAGCAATCTTTTCTGTTTTAGTTGGCTCCATGATCATGGAAAGACTCAACCAAACCAGCATTGTCTCTGAGTTCATTCTCTTGGGACTCTCCTCCCGGCCTGAGGATCAGAAGCCACTCTTCATCCTCTTCCTCATCATATACCTGGTCACCATAACAGGGAATGTGCTCACCATCCTGGCCATCCACTCTGCCCCCCATCTGCATacccccatgtatttcttcttgagtgTCCTGTCTTTCACTGACATTTGGTATACAACAAGCATTGTCCCCAAGATGCTAGTTGACTTCCTGTCAGAGAAGAAGACCATCTCCTATGCTGGGTGTCTTACCcagatgtattttatatatgttttggCTAACATTGACAGCTGTCTTCTTGTagtcatggcctatgaccgctatgtggccatctgtgaTCCCTTCCACTATGTCACCATCATGAGCCATCGCCGTTGTATCCTGCTGGTGGCCTTCTCCTGCTCATTGCCTCACCTCCACTCCCTCCTACACATACTTCTACTGAATCAGCTTACCTTCTGCAACTCCAATGTTGTCTACCACTTCCTCTGCGACATCAACCCTGTGCTGAAATTGTCCTGCTCCTCCATATTTGTCAATGATCTAACAATAAAGACAGAAGGGCTGGTTATtttggtgacccccttcctgtgCATTGTTCTCTCCTATCTGCGAATCCTCGTAGCAGTTCTCAGGATCCCCTCAGCTGCTGGGAGACACAAAGCCTTCTCCACATGTGGTTCCCACTTTACTGTGGTAATCCTGTTTTATGGAAGCATCTTCTATGTCTATTTACAGCCCTTGTCCAGGTACACTGTTCAGGACCGAGTGGCTACAATTGTCTACACAGTTCTGTCCTCCATGCTCAACCCTTTCATCTACAGTTTGAGAAACAAAGATATGAAGAAGGGCCTGGGAAAGCTGATGGACAGGAGGAAATCCTAGCCAGAAGCTTTTAGGACATGTTCATGGGTGTTTATGCTGGTTTCTAATATACGCAACAAACTCTTGTAAGTTAACAGGTACAACTCACATGTGTCATAGATGTTTGATTGTGCTCACTTCTTTACATGTGCAATTATCAACTACTGAGACTCTATTATGATTAGTAATAGGCTCCAGGTCTACCaaaatcctgattccagttttcATATATCTACATCTCTCTACTTATTGAAGGGTTGCACATGCCACGAGGCATGTGTGATGCTGGGActcctgcctctgcaggagagaattcaatctggggccagagatgagatTTGATCACTACAAGCGTTTGTGTAATAAACTTTTGTTAATGTATGAAAAAGATAgataaagcttctgacatagacgtcagaagaagacagaaagagtgcccccttgttAGTTTTTAGCAAAGGGTAAGGGTTAGTATACACCTATTAACAAGCTGCTAATTAGAGAGAGGAAACACTTGAAACATGAGAGAGtctcaccaggcccctcacccacaacatgcattttaagATAGTGTTagcacaaggtgagtcatccccagctataaaacaattgacatgaatcttgaagaaaggtaGATTTCTAAGAAAATACATAGTTTATTAACAAGCTAAGGAAAGACATTTACATGAGAAAAatacattggttagctcaaggtttgagataaagttaagttcaggtggaaccagttGTCGCCATGGCaacacagaataaaaagaaatttctttaattttgtgtagagaaggaaaaaaaaatgtctgccacttgtagtttgtttcctcctgcctcttggGGACCTCTGccttcctcagttcagttgagttcagtcgctgagttgtgtccgactctgccaccccatggactgcaacaagccaggcctccctgtccatcatcaactcctggagtttactcaaactcatatccatcgagtcggtgattccatccaaccatctcatcctctgtcatccccttctcctcctcccttcaatccttcctagcatcagggcattttctaatgagtcagttctttgcatcaggtgcccaaagtattggaacttcagctttagcatcaggccttccaatgaatattcagggttgatttcctttgggattgactggttggatctccttgctgtccaagggactctcaagagtcttctccaacactacagttcaaaagcatccattcttcggggTTCAGGTTTCCTtgtagtccagttctcacatacatacatgactactagcaaAACCATAGcaatgactagatggaccttttatCCTAACCTACCACTTATTAACTTCAGGGATGCTGTAGCTTCTAGCTGATCTTCCTGCTTCCATCAGTCCTGTGTTCATTCATTTGGCTTTTGTTACAgggaaaacaaatttaagaaaaatgaattcaaaatgttTGCAGTATATTTAGATTTTAGGAAACAGATACAACATATAACTTGCAACTACATTAACAAtgcaaacattaattttttttaaaaaagcaagcatTCTCAGCTTCACTACTTTAAGGAATTACTTTCTATAACTATTAAGAATGATagacaaaagaacaaagaaacaaaaaaccttatTTCTATCTCATTTACATGAGAATTATTACACACTATAAAGTATGATTAATTTCATCTTAACTATTTCTATGACTTTTCATTTATCTAAAATAATACTCCACATACCTTGATTCTAATTTAACTCTAAAGAGTTTTATTctaaagacccagagggatgggatggggagggaggtgggagggggaatcaggatggggaatacatgtaaatccatggctgattcatgtcaatgtatggcaaaaaccactacaatattgtaaagtaaatagcctccaacttataaaaataaatgggaaaaaaagaaaaatatcatatcacatttgaaaattctttttttttcttagctgtGCCCCAGagattgtgggatcttagtccccagcCAGAGATTAAGCCTGTGCTCTCAGCAGCAAAAGCCTAGAGTCCTAACCACAACTCGGCATAAATAAattaaggagaaagaggagagtgagaaagttggcttaaaactcaacattcagaaaattaaatcatgacatccagttccatcacttcatggcaaatagatggggaaacaatggaaatagtgacagaacttattttggtggggggggggggggcgggctcgaaaatcattgcagacggttactacagccatgaaagtaaaagacacttgttccttggaagaaaaactatgaccaacctagacagcatattaaaaagcagagatgttactttgcacACAAAgctccttctagtcaaagctatagtttttccagtagtcatgtatggatgtgagagttggactataaagaaagctgagcaccagagaattgatggttttgaactgtggtgttggagacgactcttgagagtcccttggacagcaaggagatccaaccagtccatcctaaaggaaatcagtcctgaatattcattggacggccTGATGctaagctcaaactccaatactttgggcccctgatgcaaagaactgactcattggaaaagaccctgatgctgggaaagattgaaggcaggaggagaaggggatgacagaggatgagatggttggatggaatcaccgactcgatggatatgagtttgagtaagccccggaagtgggtgatggacagggaagtctggcgtgctgcagtccaaggtgtcacagagtcagacacaactgagtgactgaactgaactgaaagaaggtGTAACACACAAAATGCAATTTTATTCAGACCTCTAATCATAGTCAAAGATTACTTCTCTTCTTAGAGAAGGAAACATACAATATGTAATATTTCCTTTCAGGAAAGGAAGTCCATGTATGTCGATACTATATTAGGTCATTCAAATAGATTAAGGTGCAATTTAAGATGTTGACTTTACAAAAGTAGAGTTTCTGGTAATGCCAGATTCCaaaggttattaaaaaataatgaagacaagAGACATACCCAAAGGTAAGGCCATGAGTTATAATATCTGAGGTTGTAAAGTCAGTGGGTTCTAGAAAAATAGGCAGGGAATACAATCCaaatagaggaaaccaaaaaGGGGGAGGGACAATTGAAATCAAGGAAAGTATGATGGGTACCAGAGACAAGGGCAGTATCAGTATCAGTTAGCTTTGactgcataacaaaccaccccaaaacttAGTCACTCAAACAACACCCACTTGTCTATATGACATTACCACAAGCTGGCGATGTGGGCTGGAACTGTGCTCAGCTGGATGGTCCTTTTAGTCTAGGCTAGGTTCAACTGTTCTCAGCAAAGTGGACGTTACTtagtagtgtccaattctttgcaaccccatgagctgtagagtacaaggaattctccaggccagaatactggagtcggtagcctttctcttctccaggggatcttcctaacccaggaatccaacccaggtctccctcattgcaggccaattctttaccagctgagtcacaagggaagaccaagaatacagagtgggtagcctatcccttctctagtggacctcccgacccaggaattgaaccaggatctcctgaattgcaggcagattctttaccaattgagctatcaggacTCACTCATACCTCTGCAGTCACCTGCCAGGTCATCTGGGAACATGTTGATTGTTAGCTGGAGCACCTTACTTCTCCTCCATGTGGCCCCACGTCTTCACACAGCCCAGCTTGGACTAGTTCCAAAACCTCCAACCTGGAGGTCTCAAGGTTCTGAGAGTGATAGGAACACAATCTACCTGGGCTTGGGACATTCACAACCTCACTTTCACTGAATGTATTAATCAAAATAAGTAACAAGTCCTGCCCAGATTCAATGGGTAGGGAAATAAACTCCCACTTGGAAGGAAGGGCTGCAAAATATTGTGGCCCTTTTGCCATCTACTGCCGTCACCTACACAATTCTTCAAGGACATGTCTCTGAAAGCATCCTTAAGTGGATACCTGTTACTTGGCAAAAATAATCCCTTTCCTGTAAAGAATCCCCAAGGCCAATTTCATGTctctgttcctcaggctgtagataaAGGGGTTTAACATGGGCGTCACCACGGTgtacataactgaagcaactatGTCTTTGACTTTGGAATTGTTTGCTgaagaaaagaagtaaatcatTGCAAGAGTCCCATAGTACAAAAATACCACAAAGAGGTGGGAGCCACACGTGGACAAGGTTTTGCAGATTCGCTTGATGGACGGGACCCTCAGGATGGTGGCCCCAATGTGGATATAAGAGCCCAAAATAGCACTCAATGACAAGAAGGCA is a genomic window of Muntiacus reevesi chromosome 3, mMunRee1.1, whole genome shotgun sequence containing:
- the LOC136162700 gene encoding olfactory receptor 1L8-like, yielding MERLNQTSIVSEFILLGLSSRPEDQKPLFILFLIIYLVTITGNVLTILAIHSAPHLHTPMYFFLSVLSFTDIWYTTSIVPKMLVDFLSEKKTISYAGCLTQMYFIYVLANIDSCLLVVMAYDRYVAICDPFHYVTIMSHRRCILLVAFSCSLPHLHSLLHILLLNQLTFCNSNVVYHFLCDINPVLKLSCSSIFVNDLTIKTEGLVILVTPFLCIVLSYLRILVAVLRIPSAAGRHKAFSTCGSHFTVVILFYGSIFYVYLQPLSRYTVQDRVATIVYTVLSSMLNPFIYSLRNKDMKKGLGKLMDRRKS